A DNA window from Castanea sativa cultivar Marrone di Chiusa Pesio chromosome 7, ASM4071231v1 contains the following coding sequences:
- the LOC142642441 gene encoding kinesin-like protein NACK2 — protein sequence MIRTSSAVTPLNKIRRTISSTPGGSKFREEKILVTVRMRPLSRKEQAMYDLIAWDCVDEHSIVFNNPNHERPATTYTFDKVFSPTCLTQKVYEEGAKDVALSALTGINATIFAYGQTSSGKTYTMRGITENAIKDIYEHIRNHQERDFVVRVSALEIYNETVVDLLNRESGSLRLLDDHEKKGTVVEKLVEEVVKDGQHLQHLIRICEAQRQVGETALNDKSSRSHQIIRLTVQSSLRESSGCVKSFIASLNLVDLAGSERASQTNADGTRLKEGSHINRSLLTLTKVIRKLSEGKRSGHIPYRDSKLTRILQSSLGGNARTAIICTMSPALSHVEQTRNTLSFATSAKEVTNNAQVNMVVSDKRLLKDLQKEVARLEAKLQSPESSSSSCLKSLLLEKDLKIQQMEREMEELKRQRDLVEHQLEEERKSRKAQKGLDQCGPSCQVVRCLSFPDEDQSASGKTTPVNRPRNAVGRQAMVRQSVTSTDPSMLVHEIRKLEQRQRQLGEEANRALEVLHKEVSSHRIGSQETGENIAKLLSEIKDMQAISFIPEEIVIGDKTNLMEEISRLKTQGSTIESLEKKLESVQESIDQLVSSFASSKETPECKTQSKKKKFLPFAVSNNANMQNIIRSPCSPLSTSRKMEYELENKVPENKDALPSSDTLPRPFQATPVKDGPPASQQSNSVNVKKMQRMFKNAAEENIRSIRAYVTELKERVAKLQYQKQLLVCQVLELETVAGTDEPNIIDQSPLKPWKLKFEDERKQIVMLWHLCHVSLVHRTQFFLLFKGDPADEIYMEVELRRLTWLEQHFAELGNASPALLGDEPAGSVSASVKALKQEREYLAKRVSSKLTADEIESLYSKWEIPSGGKQRRLQLVNKLWTNPYDMDHIKESAEIVAKLVGFCESGEQSKEMFELSFANPSDKKSWMGWNLISNLLNL from the exons ATGATTCGAACATCTTCTGCAGTCACTCCTTTGAATAAGATTCGAAGGACGATTTCATCCACCCCGGGCGGTTCAAAATTTCGAGAGGAGAAAATATTAGTCACTGTGAGGATGAGGCCGCTGAGCCGAAAAGAACAAGCTATGTATGATCTCATTGCGTGGGATTGCGTGGATGAGCATAGCATTGTGTTCAACAACCCGAATCACGAGCGTCCTGCAACCACATACACCTTTG ATAAAGTTTTTAGTCCTACGTGCTTGACTCAGAAAGTTTATGAAGAAGGTGCTAAGGATGTGGCTCTATCTGCACTTACTGGAATTAATG CTACAATTTTCGCATATGGGCAGACTAGCAGTGGCAAGACTTATACCATGAGAGGCATCACAGAAAATGCTATTAAGGATATCTATGAACATATCAGAAAT CACCAGGAGAGGGATTTTGTTGTGAGGGTTTCTGCTTTAGAGATCTACAATGAGACAGTTGTTGACCTTTTGAATCGGGAATCTGGTTCCCTTCGGCTTTTGGATGATCATGAG AAGAAAGGTACTGTTGTGGAAAAACTTGTTGAAGAGGTTGTTAAGGATGGCCAACATCTGCAGCATTTAATTCGAATTTGTGAAG CTCAAAGGCAGGTGGGAGAAACTGCTCTAAATGATAAAAGCTCAAGATCACATCAGATAATAAGGCTG ACTGTACAGAGTAGCCTTCGGGAAAGTTCTGGATGTGTAAAGTCTTTCATAGCAAGTTTG AATCTTGTGGATCTTGCTGGAAGTGAACGTGCCTCTCAAACAAATGCAGATGGCACAAGATTGAAGGAAGGCAGTCACATCAACCGTAGCTTGTTGACACTGACAAAAGTGATCAGGAAGCTAAG CGAAGGCAAAAGGAGTGGTCACATACCATACAGGGATTCAAAGCTTACACGAATACTGCAGTCTTCACTTGGGGGAAATGCTCGTACAGCCATTATTTGCACCATGAGTCCTGCTTTAAGTCATGTGGAGCAAACAAGGAATACACTCTCATTTGCAACTAGTGCAAAGGAAGTTACCAATAATGCCCAAGTAAACATG GTTGTTTCAGACAAGCGACTCCTGAAGGATTTGCAGAAGGAAGTGGCTAGGCTTGAAGCAAAGCTACAGAGTCCTGagtcttcttcatcttcatgtTTGAAGTCATTACTATTGGAGAAGGACCTAAAAATACAGCAG atggagagggagatggaagAGCTAAAGAGACAGAGAGACCTTGTAGagcaccaacttgaagaagagagaaaatcaCGCAAGGCACAAAAG GGTTTGGACCAATGTGGGCCTTCTTGTCAAGTTGTTAGGTGTCTTTCTTTTCCTGATGAAGATCAATCAGCTTCTGGTAAAACTACACCAGTAAATAGACCAAGAAATGCAGTTGGAAGGCAGGCAATGGTGAGGCAATCTGTTACTTCAACGGATCCATCCATGCTTGTGCATGAAATACGAAAGCTTGAGCAGCGGCAGAGGCAGCTTGGTGAGGAAGCAAATCGGGCGCTTGAAGTACTGCATAAGGAGGTTTCTTCCCATAGAATAGGGAGTCAAGAAACTGGTGAAAATATTGCGAAGCTGTTGTCTGAAATAAAGGACATGCAAGCAATTAGTTTCATTCCTGAAGAAATTGTTATTGGAGATAAGACCAACCTGATGGAAGAAATATCCCGATTGAAGACTCAAGGAAGCACCATTGAATCTTTAGAAAAGAAACTTGAGAGTGTTCAGGAATCTATAGACCAGCTGGTTTCATCTTTCGCAAGTAGCAAGGAGACTCCTGAGTGCAAGACccaatccaaaaagaaaaaatttcttccTTTTGCTGTCAGCAACAATGCAAACATGCAAAATATAATTCGATCCCCTTGCTCACCTTTGTCCACTTCTCGTAAAATGGAATACGAGTTGGAGAACAAAGTCCCTGAGAATAAAGATGCTTTGCCTAGTAGTGATACATTGCCCAGGCCATTTCAAGCAACTCCAGTAAAGGACGGACCTCCTGCTTCACAGCAATCAAATTCAGTTAACGTGAAGAAAATGCAGAGGATGTTTAAGAATGCTGCTGAGGAGAACATACGGAGCATTAGAGCCTATGTTACTGAGTTAAAAGAACGGGTAGCAAAGCTTCAATACCAAAAGCAGCTTCTTGTTTGCCAG GTATTGGAGCTAGAGACTGTGGCTGGAACCGATGAGCCTAATATAATTGATCAGAGTCCATTAAAGCCATGGAAGTTAAAGTTCGAGGATGAGAGGAAGCAAATTGTAATGTTGTGGCATTTGTGCCATGTCTCACTTGTTCACCGCActcaattttttctattattcaaGGGAGACCCTGCTGATGAGATATATATGGAGGTTGAACTCAGAAGGTTGACATGGTTGGAGCAGCACTTTGCAGAGCTTGGCAATGCAAGTCCTGCACTTTTAGGTGATGAACCTGCAGGCTCTGTTTCAGCAAG TGTCAAGGCTCTTAAGCAAGAAAGGGAATATCTAGCTAAGAGGGTGAGTTCTAAACTAACAGCAGATGAAATAGAATCCCTTTACTCAAAATGGGAAATTCCTTCGGGCGGAAAACAAAGGAGATTACAATTGGTGAACAAGTTGTGGACAAACCCTTATGACATGGATCACATTAAAGAGAGTGCTGAAATAGTTGCAAAATTGGTTGGCTTCTGTGAATCCGGTGAACAGAGTAAGGAGATGTTTGAGCTAAGCTTTGCAAACCCTTCAGATAAGAAGTCATGGATGGGCTGGAATTTGATATCGAATCTGTTAAATCTATAA